In Bacillus sp. DX3.1, the following proteins share a genomic window:
- the purL gene encoding phosphoribosylformylglycinamidine synthase II, producing the protein MSLLLEPNPTQIKEERIYAEMGLTDEEFAMVEKILGRLPNYTETGLFSVMWSEHCSYKNSKPVLSKFPTTGEHVLQGPGEGAGIVDIGDNQAVVFKMESHNHPSAIEPYQGAATGVGGIIRDVFSMGARPVALLNSLRFGELQSPRVKYLFEEVVAGIAGYGNCIGIPTVGGEIQFDPCYEGNPLVNAMCVGLINHEDIKKGQAHGAGNTVMYVGAATGRDGIHGATFASEELSENSEAKRPAVQVGDPFMEKLLIEACLELIKSDALVGIQDMGAAGLTSSAAEMASKAGMGIEMYLDDVPQRETGMTPYEMMLSESQERMLIVVKKGREQEIVDLFEKYGLAAVTMGKVTEDKMLRLFHKGEMVAEAPADALAEEAPIYHKPSKEAAYFAEFQQMKMETPKVDDYKETLFALLQQPTIASKEWVYDQYDHQVRTSTVVKPGSDAAVVRVRGTEKALAMTTDCNSRYIYLDPEMGGKIAVAEAARNIICSGGEPLAITDCLNFGNPEKPEIFWQIEKSVDGMSEACRTLQTPVIGGNVSMYNERSGEAVYPTPTVGMVGLVHDLKHVTTQEFKQAGDLVYAIGETKAEFGGSELQKMLHGKIFGQSPSIDLEVELKRQKQVLAAIQAGLVQSAHDVAEGGLAVAIAESAMGAKGLGATVKLDGEATAVLFAESQSRFVVTVKREQKEAFESMVEALHIGEVTNMNEVTILGEESEVLLTANVDEMRTAWKGAIPCLLK; encoded by the coding sequence ATGTCGTTACTGCTTGAACCAAATCCAACACAAATTAAAGAAGAACGCATTTATGCGGAAATGGGATTAACAGACGAAGAGTTTGCCATGGTTGAAAAGATTTTAGGCCGCTTACCAAACTATACAGAGACAGGATTATTCTCTGTTATGTGGTCAGAGCATTGTAGCTACAAAAACTCAAAACCAGTTCTTAGTAAGTTTCCAACAACAGGAGAACATGTACTGCAAGGACCTGGTGAAGGTGCAGGAATTGTAGACATCGGTGATAACCAAGCGGTTGTATTTAAGATGGAAAGTCATAACCATCCTTCTGCGATTGAACCATATCAAGGTGCTGCAACAGGTGTTGGCGGTATCATTCGTGATGTGTTTTCTATGGGTGCACGCCCAGTCGCTCTATTAAACTCACTTCGTTTTGGTGAATTACAGTCACCACGCGTGAAATATTTATTTGAAGAAGTTGTGGCTGGAATTGCAGGATACGGTAACTGCATCGGGATTCCAACTGTTGGTGGAGAAATACAATTTGATCCATGCTATGAAGGGAATCCGCTTGTAAATGCAATGTGCGTTGGCTTAATTAACCATGAAGATATTAAAAAGGGGCAAGCGCACGGTGCTGGCAATACTGTTATGTACGTTGGTGCTGCAACAGGTCGTGACGGCATTCACGGTGCAACTTTCGCATCTGAAGAGCTGTCTGAGAACTCGGAAGCAAAACGTCCAGCAGTGCAAGTAGGCGATCCATTTATGGAAAAACTTCTAATTGAAGCTTGCTTAGAGCTTATTAAATCTGATGCGCTTGTTGGGATTCAAGATATGGGAGCTGCAGGCTTAACATCATCTGCTGCGGAAATGGCAAGTAAAGCAGGTATGGGTATTGAAATGTACTTAGATGATGTACCGCAGCGTGAAACAGGCATGACACCATATGAAATGATGCTGTCCGAGTCACAAGAGCGTATGCTAATTGTCGTGAAAAAAGGTAGAGAGCAAGAGATTGTAGATTTATTTGAAAAGTATGGCCTTGCAGCGGTTACGATGGGGAAAGTAACGGAAGATAAAATGCTTCGTTTATTCCATAAAGGCGAAATGGTTGCTGAAGCGCCAGCAGATGCGTTAGCAGAAGAAGCGCCAATCTACCATAAACCTTCAAAAGAAGCAGCATACTTTGCAGAGTTCCAACAAATGAAGATGGAAACACCAAAAGTGGATGATTATAAAGAAACATTGTTCGCTTTATTACAACAACCAACGATTGCAAGTAAAGAGTGGGTATATGATCAATATGATCACCAAGTACGCACAAGCACAGTTGTCAAACCGGGATCGGATGCAGCAGTTGTACGTGTACGTGGCACAGAAAAGGCATTAGCAATGACAACAGATTGTAACTCTCGCTATATTTACTTAGACCCTGAAATGGGCGGTAAAATTGCGGTAGCAGAAGCAGCACGTAACATCATATGTTCTGGTGGGGAGCCACTTGCGATCACCGATTGCTTAAACTTTGGTAACCCAGAAAAACCAGAGATTTTCTGGCAAATTGAAAAATCAGTAGATGGTATGAGTGAAGCTTGTCGTACACTACAAACGCCAGTTATCGGCGGAAACGTATCAATGTACAACGAACGCAGCGGCGAAGCTGTATATCCAACACCAACTGTTGGTATGGTCGGTCTAGTTCATGATTTAAAACATGTTACAACACAAGAGTTTAAGCAAGCTGGAGATCTTGTTTATGCAATTGGCGAAACGAAGGCAGAATTTGGTGGAAGTGAATTGCAAAAAATGCTACATGGTAAAATTTTCGGTCAATCACCAAGTATCGATTTAGAAGTAGAATTAAAACGCCAAAAACAAGTGTTAGCAGCGATCCAAGCAGGGCTTGTTCAATCAGCACATGATGTTGCAGAAGGTGGCTTAGCGGTTGCGATTGCTGAAAGTGCAATGGGTGCAAAAGGCTTAGGCGCTACTGTGAAGTTAGATGGAGAAGCAACAGCAGTATTATTTGCAGAATCACAATCTCGCTTCGTTGTAACAGTAAAACGTGAACAAAAAGAGGCATTCGAGAGCATGGTAGAAGCGCTTCACATTGGGGAAGTAACAAATATGAATGAAGTGACAATTCTGGGTGAAGAAAGTGAAGTATTACTTACAGCAAATGTTGATGAAATGAGAACGGCTTGGAAAGGGGCAATTCCATGCTTGCTGAAATAA